The following nucleotide sequence is from Bombus vancouverensis nearcticus unplaced genomic scaffold, iyBomVanc1_principal scaffold0029, whole genome shotgun sequence.
GTAGCAGGTTTCTGAGCTACTGGCGTGTTAGGCGATCTTGATGGTACAGATCGTCTTACCTGCATATGCTGGTTGTCGGGGCGATTACTAACCGAAGGTAAGCGATTACATGACCAATTAGGTTGTCGTTCTTCTCGCAAGTAGCGTTCTACATCGGCTGCCTTTTTTTCAGCTTCCGGAAGATTCAAGGGTTCACTGCTTAATAGTATTCGTCCTATGTCGCGTCTGAGTCCCTTTAGGTATACACGAACAGTCTTCTTCGTGATTTCTTCAGTCATAATTTTACGCGTTAGTGGTTGTGGGTACTCATTGGTTACTGCGTACAGCAAACGGTTGAGTATTCTTCTAAAccgaatattaaaactttgcactgattcctcgcgtccctgtctcaaCTCTCGTAATTGTTCTTGGTACTCATCCGAAGTCAGTTGTGCTGCTAAGTTATTTCTCAGTGCGTCGTACAGATCACTGTAACACTCAATAGGAATGTTGCGAATACTTTGGGCTGCTTTCCCCACgattttttccacttttattgcttttagcaatagatcttgctccatacagcgatccttcatacttctcacttctttgatgaagtcttcaactcctacatcatcatctccgttgagcgttgggatgtagcgtattgcatccttagctcgtagagtgggaggagcgggcggaaaataGCCTCTTTCTTCCACCTCGGGTTGTTCGATGTCGAGGTGGACAGGTGGGGTGTCTGGAGCTGCTAACCCTGACAGTTTGCGTGCTTTTGCCATATTCACGGTGCGATTGATTGCTGTCGACGCACTTTCATTGTCTTCGGTGATAATGGAAGCAAATTCATCGGTCGCAGGGGATCCGAACCCAGTCCGTAGCGCTGCGACGGTTTTTCCGAGATTCTCGATTTCTGCTGCCCTGTGTCTGTTCTCTTCGTCATTTTGCATAGACAAACGTAACATTTCCTCTCGTAAAAGGGCAATGTTCTCGTTCTGTTTTTGAATACTGTCCCATATTGCTCGCAACATTGGGTCAGTTGAGGTTGAAGTTTGAGATTCGTTTGCCTTAGACATTATTGcgctgatttataattttcagacgaagacgagtcttggctactgaagctaaattttctttcacggtaacgtacaaaggaattcagtttaccttttattgttacttcacttggttcgcgatagttactttgttgttgcggatgaccgtagtcccaaataattcgatcttccgtagatgatgaatgtcttttggtttccgaacaaacatttttcactatcctggcaggatcgccaaaatgtcacgtaaaataacaaaataaaaaaggaatttgaggtaaaaaaataaaaaaagaaaactttattttttttctaacatcaatacactttacaatctacttccgaactctaggcgtgactttctaagactgactcttatgattttattttcgatcggatccgattactttcttttgtcatccctccacatccccaccgtccatgcatttgctaggcgtccgcgatcgttgccacgtgctctttcttctagaaccttcggtggaaggaccgttgggatgttgatggttcattcatgatggttcagcgatatacattgtcgccgagtgccgccacatctttatctctatcgtcagtccgtcggatttgaagtatgccggtcgtgacatgctcttcgggccacacgttttatgatacaagaccagcaaaatgatcaatgtgtaattttacatatcttacattttttccaaatgaaatattgtttttattaaacgtttaaaacctcaggcaacatttatttcatctgatttcagttttacaaatatatatctataatacatatctgtataaattacggtctggttatatcaaacagggaccgacactcgctagggaaaactgcccaaaaattgaatcgtaaaaaccaatatgaaagacaacaaatttctcgttctgcggaacaaatagaaatgagcagagtatctttatctttatctgagacattcaaagcgtatcacgcatacgctaaacctgaagaaaactttcttgtcttccatgttcatttttccctttccatttccgaacggtttcttctatatttatttatatgttcgtgattgatgctattgacaacatacaactaaggggaaatacgaatagtaatagatagatgtataattcattatgcaattttatagaattaaatcttatttatcttcagatataaaaactatatttaccagctgaaacactaacgcatatgcagtataatataatctacttaacaatctcgttttagttataatatgtgattaattcttttgctatttcgctataaacagtttcttgtgcatacaatatttttttatagtattctaatatattgttagatattgtaaggaaagtaaaatacagttattgaagtttgggaacattcaatgttaaccttgcttcaaaaaataatctttcgaatgaatggggaatagatttttagtattatagttggcataatgtcatcattgtttacaatgtgttagagttaaagaaatgagacaaattaatatttcagaagcaaattcaatatttaaatgatgttattttaaaatggcagatgatatgaatgttctttttatacgaggaaatggaaacgtatgtatggtaatggaaacgtaatggttttaacattattttagtacaagattttagcataatagtaattaacagtatccactaccttttagtcaatttttgaaaaatgacatatatgataatttgcaatagtttgataataaaatacttgtatcaatattaataacgtataatttgctatctcaaaaggatacagacacagccaatgataatgtttgggatgatagtgcattaatagaagcatatgataaagcaataaatttagcaatagaagaagttatcaagcgaatgggaatggatgttggaaattctcaaccgaaagaaaacctacaaaatcttaagcagcctaaacacgcaagtaaattacacaaggttgtgattttgatagaatattacaaatttgatacagaatattattaaatatattgattaagaagcaaattattttattttgctatttacttatatttatttgtatacacatcttttctctatagaaatggatcataggagcaccttatcgtgcaatatactcagaggatggagaaatttatgaagctataatatcaaaaatttacgaaaacaatggcacgtgtgttgtaaaatttgtaggtaatacctttagcatgatggttatgtcaattaagaaatgtactaaaaatacatatatatatgaagtaaaggctttcgcatagtctatcacagtgtcattcagcaggtccttaactgggcaggagtacctgtcaatgtctatggggagacccgtgggatatagggtcatgaaccataaacatgcatgttacttattgttcactattagctgcttggaatataattctcctcattagacgagtgattattactacatatatcaaggcaaacatttatacatatacatttatgcacgggaaattctaatacattgcctgtaaggacagtaactgaatggcactcagtaattctattaaatgacaaaaatttcttttactttgtgtttaggctatggtaatacagagaaagtcgagttgagttctcttttagaatcagaaggtttgcaaagtcaaatagcacaacaaaagaaagctttggaagagaaattcaatgaagagaacgatgagacttgtgagactaatttttctacaaatgtaaattcgaaaaaatataatgtagaaaaaatggattgtgactctgaagaagcaaatgcgtataaacatcacttcataccgggaccatctttcaattcgatgactgatataatgccacctgcacctcctttaccaccacaattaatggccaagtaagtacaatttaaaaattctaatggaatgctgaatacttctaatattaataagtaatttggaataagtttaacattttatttggaaaaaaatacgaaattttaataaaatgtactagattaccagataatgatacagacgcactttcaagtatgttgatgtcatggtatattagtggttatatggtatattacacaggtaattatttcatataagtattttattgtatattaaattttcaatggactatgttatttcttttgtaggttattatcatggtttgaaacaagcaagaaacaatcaagagaacaggaagaactgttgattatatcaattttttcaataacaatataacaataatataagatataataaaatataaaactcattgtatttatttacttcaattatttgaaataaagaacagctttattttcatataagactttaagacttttttaaaaataattactaagataagaaaacataaaaaacatatttttgataaaatacactcacatatatat
It contains:
- the LOC117162808 gene encoding uncharacterized protein LOC117162808, encoding MSKANESQTSTSTDPMLRAIWDSIQKQNENIALLREEMLRLSMQNDEENRHRAAEIENLGKTVAALRTGFGSPATDEFASIITEDNESASTAINRTVNMAKARKLSGLAAPDTPPVHLDIEQPEVEERGYFPPAPPTLRAKDAIRYIPTLNGDDDVGVEDFIKEVRSMKDRCMEQDLLLKAIKVEKIVGKAAQSIRNIPIECYSDLYDALRNNLAAQLTSDEYQEQLRELRQGREESVQSFNIRFRRILNRLLYAVTNEYPQPLTRKIMTEEITKKTVRVYLKGLRRDIGRILLSSEPLNLPEAEKKAADVERYLREERQPNWSCNRLPSVSNRPDNQHMQVRRSVPSRSPNTPVAQKPATFNQVENRSPAERA
- the LOC143304274 gene encoding survival motor neuron protein-like isoform X1, whose product is MADDMNVLFIRGNGNVCMDTDTANDNVWDDSALIEAYDKAINLAIEEVIKRMGMDVGNSQPKENLQNLKQPKHASKLHKKWIIGAPYRAIYSEDGEIYEAIISKIYENNGTCVVKFVGYGNTEKVELSSLLESEGLQSQIAQQKKALEEKFNEENDETCETNFSTNVNSKKYNVEKMDCDSEEANAYKHHFIPGPSFNSMTDIMPPAPPLPPQLMAKLPDNDTDALSSMLMSWYISGYMVYYTGYYHGLKQARNNQENRKNC
- the LOC143304274 gene encoding survival motor neuron protein-like isoform X2; this encodes MADDMNVLFIRGNGNDTDTANDNVWDDSALIEAYDKAINLAIEEVIKRMGMDVGNSQPKENLQNLKQPKHASKLHKKWIIGAPYRAIYSEDGEIYEAIISKIYENNGTCVVKFVGYGNTEKVELSSLLESEGLQSQIAQQKKALEEKFNEENDETCETNFSTNVNSKKYNVEKMDCDSEEANAYKHHFIPGPSFNSMTDIMPPAPPLPPQLMAKLPDNDTDALSSMLMSWYISGYMVYYTGYYHGLKQARNNQENRKNC
- the LOC143304274 gene encoding survival motor neuron protein-like isoform X3, with amino-acid sequence MYGNGNDTDTANDNVWDDSALIEAYDKAINLAIEEVIKRMGMDVGNSQPKENLQNLKQPKHASKLHKKWIIGAPYRAIYSEDGEIYEAIISKIYENNGTCVVKFVGYGNTEKVELSSLLESEGLQSQIAQQKKALEEKFNEENDETCETNFSTNVNSKKYNVEKMDCDSEEANAYKHHFIPGPSFNSMTDIMPPAPPLPPQLMAKLPDNDTDALSSMLMSWYISGYMVYYTGYYHGLKQARNNQENRKNC